From a single Vitis vinifera cultivar Pinot Noir 40024 chromosome 18, ASM3070453v1 genomic region:
- the LOC100246080 gene encoding protein RGF1 INDUCIBLE TRANSCRIPTION FACTOR 1 encodes MVSSIGRMGNDHLGPPWLKPMLRASYFVPCGIHGDSNKSECNMFCLDCMGDALCSYCLIHHKDHCVVQIRRSSYHNVVRVNEIQKYIDISCVQTYVINSAKIVFLNERPQPRPGKGVTNTCEICCRSLLDSFRFCSLGCKLGAMKRGDPDLTFWLKLKHGRETFHGSESDESSTPRKFQRTHLFSRLMIDGPTISLDGHHDATVAADKSTASSSGDETINNISPATPPIFNHSNARRRKGIPHRAPF; translated from the exons ATG GTGAGTTCGATTGGGCGAATGGGGAACGATCATCTGGGTCCGCCGTGGTTGAAGCCAATGCTGAGAGCTAGCTACTTCGTTCCCTGCGGTATTCATGGAGATTCTAATAAGAGCGAATGCAATATGTTTTGTTTGGATTGTATGGGAGATGCCCTCTGTTCCTACTGTTTGATCCATCACAAGGATCACTGCGTTGTTCAG ATAAGACGATCCTCGTACCACAACGTGGTGAGGGTTAATGAAATTCAGAAGTACATCGACATATCTTGCGTTCAAACCTACGTTATCAACAGTGCGAAGATTGTATTTCTGAATGAGCGCCCACAGCCCAGGCCTGGAAAGGGTGTCACCAACACCTGTGAGATTTGTTGCAGAAGCCTCCTTGACTCTTTCAGGTTCTGTTCTTTGGGCTGCAAG CTTGGAGCCATGAAGCGGGGCGATCCGGACCTCACATTCTGGCTGAAACTGAAACATGGTCGTGAAACCTTCCATGGGTCCGAATCAGATGAATCATCCACACCCAGGAAGTTTCAGAGGACGCATCTTTTCAGTCGGCTGATGATAGATGGGCCAACCATTTCCCTGGATGGGCACCATGATGCTACTGTTGCTGCTGACAAGTCCACTGCGTCTAGCTCCGGAGACGAGACCATCAACAACATTTCTCCAGCAACTCCTCCCATTTTCAACCACAGCAATGCCAGGAGAAGAAAGGGTATTCCTCATCGAGCCCCATTTTGA